CAGGTTATAGCGTGCGATTGCCAGATCGAGGTTGTTCTCCAGCGCGAGCGCGATCGCGTCCTTCAGACTGAGTTCCAGCACGCCGTTGTGGATCAGTTGATCGATGCGCGGCGTATTGGAGAGATTCGGCGGCGGGACGCTCACGGCGCGATATGTATTGATCGGGTTGCTGGAGTGAGGAATGTCCAGACGTAACGCCGGTGTGGGCGCCTGTGTCGCTGGCGCTGCGTTCTGTGCTGTTGCCGTGACACTCACCGCCGCCAGCAGTGCGGCCGATCCCAGTTTTCTTCCGATCACGAACGTACCTCCTGCAGAGGAGGTTCTGCTGCTCCGGCAGTGTCGGAGTGGACCCAGCCGTCGCGCAGTTCGATGCTACGTGTGCCGTAGGCGGCGTTCGCTTCGGAGTGTGTCACCTGTACGATCGCTGTGCCTTCCTGATTCAGTTGCCGGAACATCTCCATAATCTCTTGTGCCTGTTTTGAATGCAGATTGCCTGTCGGTTCATCGGCGAGCAGCAGTGCCGGCTTATGGATCATGGCGCGGGCGATGCCCACTAGTTGCTGCTGTCCGCCGGAGAGCTGGTGTGGGTAGAGATCCTTTTTCGCGACCATCTGAAAGCGGTCCAGCGTGTCCGCTACCATCGCCTGCCGCTCGCTACGCGGAATATCTTTGTAGGACAGGGGAAGGTCGATATTCTCGGCGACGGTCATGTCATCCAGCAGGTGATAGCTCTGGAAGACCATGCCTATCTTCTGCCGGGCGAGATCG
This genomic window from Terriglobus albidus contains:
- a CDS encoding ABC transporter ATP-binding protein, giving the protein MIELKNVERSYRAGGTETWVLRRVSLTIQPWEFVTIMGPSGAGKSSLLNVLAMLDDQWKGEFDFDGVAVHRLNRKQRADLARQKIGMVFQSYHLLDDMTVAENIDLPLSYKDIPRSERQAMVADTLDRFQMVAKKDLYPHQLSGGQQQLVGIARAMIHKPALLLADEPTGNLHSKQAQEIMEMFRQLNQEGTAIVQVTHSEANAAYGTRSIELRDGWVHSDTAGAAEPPLQEVRS